A single genomic interval of Adhaeribacter pallidiroseus harbors:
- a CDS encoding c-type cytochrome produces the protein MNKPVIFFAALSFAFLTSCGGSSQQQPGEEYYDADYRAKADSAYDENLKNQPAAPAQTATAANGNPDTNNEKLGTTASTHSAASEAPSAEADKSQASSPAKTAGAAPTQEKPAEAAKPAATPTATVGNFEKGKSLLAKSDCLACHKIDQKLVGPAYQDVAKKYEANAKNLAYLSNKIIKGGAGAWGDVPMSPHPTLSQSDAKEMAQYILSLR, from the coding sequence ATGAACAAACCAGTTATTTTTTTTGCTGCTCTTAGTTTTGCATTTTTAACCAGCTGTGGGGGCTCTAGCCAACAGCAACCCGGCGAAGAGTATTACGATGCTGATTACCGAGCCAAAGCCGACAGCGCTTACGATGAAAATTTAAAAAACCAACCTGCTGCACCAGCGCAAACGGCCACGGCAGCTAACGGCAACCCCGATACGAATAATGAAAAGTTAGGCACCACGGCCAGCACGCATTCGGCCGCTTCGGAAGCTCCCTCAGCAGAGGCGGATAAGTCGCAGGCCAGCAGCCCGGCAAAAACAGCGGGAGCGGCTCCTACTCAGGAAAAACCAGCAGAAGCCGCTAAGCCAGCGGCCACCCCAACGGCTACTGTAGGTAATTTTGAGAAAGGCAAAAGCCTTCTTGCCAAATCCGACTGTTTAGCTTGCCATAAAATAGATCAGAAGTTAGTAGGTCCTGCCTACCAGGATGTAGCCAAAAAGTATGAAGCCAATGCTAAAAACCTGGCTTATTTATCGAACAAGATTATAAAAGGCGGCGCGGGTGCCTGGGGCGATGTACCGATGAGTCCGCACCCTACCTTATCGCAGAGCGACGCAAAAGAGATGGCGCAGTATATTTTATCGCTGCGCTAA
- a CDS encoding MBL fold metallo-hydrolase RNA specificity domain-containing protein, with protein sequence MTISFYGAAQTVTGSKHLVTLENGKRILLDCGLLQGKGEKNDDYNREFDFEPEKINYLILSHAHIDHSGLIPRLVKMGFSGPIFCTPPTLKLCELLLRDSARIQQSNDITAPLYEEADVEDALQLFQTVPYNEWYHLDEDIALLFSDTGHVLGSAAINLKLQDQGQERTLCFSGDIGRFANRILKEPQPCPAAEIILCESTYGDKIHDTLENTEERLEQIVQKVCVERGGKLLIPAFSIGRTQELIYSLNYLAEEGRLPENVKVFVDSPLSVYATDILRSSPEYFNHTMQEYLKIDSDPFGFPQLHYITEAEDSRELNHFGQPCVIISSSGMMEAGRIQHHLKNNLADPNSAVLITGYCEPSTLGGQLFKGAETVRIFGEEVAVKAEIMVMKEYSAHADYGDIAKFLMCQDKEKIKKIFLVHGEKRVMEQLKNDLTDFGYPNIEIPDFRLSYVV encoded by the coding sequence ATGACGATATCTTTTTACGGCGCTGCCCAAACTGTTACGGGCAGCAAACATTTAGTTACGCTCGAAAATGGCAAACGTATTTTGCTCGACTGTGGCTTACTGCAGGGCAAAGGCGAAAAAAACGACGATTATAACCGCGAATTTGATTTTGAACCGGAAAAAATTAATTACCTGATTTTGTCGCATGCCCACATTGATCATTCCGGGTTAATTCCCCGGCTCGTAAAAATGGGTTTTTCTGGTCCTATTTTCTGTACGCCACCTACTTTAAAACTGTGCGAATTGTTGCTTCGCGATAGTGCCCGCATTCAACAAAGCAACGATATTACCGCCCCGCTGTACGAAGAAGCCGACGTAGAAGATGCCTTGCAACTTTTCCAAACAGTACCTTACAACGAGTGGTACCACCTCGACGAGGATATTGCGTTACTTTTTTCCGATACAGGCCACGTACTCGGCAGTGCGGCTATTAACTTAAAATTGCAGGACCAAGGCCAGGAACGCACGCTTTGTTTCAGCGGCGACATTGGCCGTTTTGCCAACCGCATTTTAAAAGAACCGCAGCCTTGTCCGGCCGCCGAAATAATCTTGTGCGAATCTACGTACGGCGACAAAATACACGATACCCTGGAAAATACCGAAGAACGCTTAGAACAGATTGTGCAAAAAGTTTGCGTAGAGCGGGGTGGTAAGCTGCTGATTCCGGCTTTTAGCATTGGCCGCACCCAGGAGCTAATTTACTCCTTAAATTATCTTGCTGAAGAAGGCCGTTTGCCCGAGAACGTGAAAGTTTTTGTGGATAGTCCGTTGTCGGTTTACGCCACGGATATATTGCGGAGCAGCCCGGAGTATTTTAACCATACCATGCAGGAATATTTAAAAATTGATTCCGATCCTTTTGGTTTTCCGCAGCTCCATTACATTACCGAAGCCGAAGATTCCCGAGAATTAAATCACTTTGGCCAACCTTGTGTCATTATCTCGTCGTCGGGTATGATGGAAGCGGGCCGGATTCAGCACCACCTTAAAAATAATTTAGCCGATCCCAACAGTGCCGTGCTTATTACGGGTTACTGCGAGCCTTCTACCTTGGGAGGGCAGTTGTTTAAAGGAGCGGAAACCGTGCGCATCTTCGGCGAAGAAGTAGCGGTAAAAGCCGAAATAATGGTCATGAAAGAATACAGCGCCCACGCCGATTACGGCGATATTGCCAAGTTTTTGATGTGCCAGGACAAAGAAAAAATTAAAAAAATATTTTTAGTGCACGGCGAAAAACGTGTGATGGAGCAGTTGAAAAATGATTTAACTGATTTTGGTTACCCTAATATTGAAATTCCGGATTTCCGGTTGTCGTATGTGGTGTAG
- a CDS encoding M1 family metallopeptidase: MKAPTLLAAARLRFILLLLILLVNQVQAQKSVFTRQDTLRGSITPERAWWDLTHYHLDIRVDPAAKTIRGVNTISYKVVEPQKTMQIDLQPPLKIEKVEQNGKTLSFQRDGNAYFITLNEPQNAGTSHKVAVFYSGVPQVSKNPPWSGGITWQQDKQGNPFVATSCQGDGASLWWPCKDHMYDEPDSMQISVTVPEKLTDVSNGRLRKVVPNNDGTRTFHWAVTNPINNYGVNINIGDYVNFSEKYKGEKGVLDCNYYVLRQDLEKAKKQFKEVPRMLQAFEHWFGPYPFYEDSYKLVQVPYLGMEHQSSVTYGNKFQNGYLGKDLSGSGWGLKFDFIIVHESGHEWFANNITYKDVADMWIHESFTAYSENLFLDYHFGKKASSEYVIGTRKNIKNDIPIIGYYNVNNSGSGDMYYKGANMLHTLRQVVNNDEKWRAMLRGLNKEFYHQTVTSAQIENYLSKQTGRDLSTFFQQYLRDVRIPQLEYQLRNNKLAYRWANCVPGFNLPVKVTVNDQEKWLEPTTAWQEIPQVPATATFRVTPDFYVTTALTNNQ, encoded by the coding sequence ATGAAAGCTCCCACTCTGCTTGCGGCGGCCCGGCTCAGGTTTATTCTGCTGCTGTTAATTTTACTAGTAAACCAAGTGCAAGCCCAAAAGTCGGTATTTACTCGCCAGGATACCTTACGCGGTTCCATTACGCCGGAGCGGGCCTGGTGGGATTTAACGCATTACCATTTGGATATTCGCGTGGACCCTGCTGCTAAAACCATTCGGGGCGTAAATACCATTTCGTACAAAGTAGTAGAGCCGCAGAAAACCATGCAAATAGATTTACAACCGCCGTTAAAAATCGAAAAAGTAGAACAAAATGGCAAAACCCTTTCTTTTCAGCGCGATGGGAATGCGTATTTTATTACTTTAAACGAACCCCAAAATGCGGGTACATCGCATAAAGTAGCGGTTTTTTACAGCGGGGTGCCGCAGGTTAGTAAAAACCCGCCCTGGAGCGGCGGCATCACCTGGCAGCAAGACAAGCAAGGCAATCCGTTTGTGGCTACCTCGTGCCAGGGCGATGGCGCCAGTTTGTGGTGGCCCTGCAAAGATCACATGTACGACGAGCCCGACAGCATGCAAATAAGCGTAACCGTACCCGAAAAGTTAACCGATGTATCGAACGGCCGGCTTCGGAAAGTAGTGCCGAATAACGATGGTACCCGCACTTTTCACTGGGCCGTTACCAATCCCATCAATAACTACGGGGTAAATATCAACATCGGGGATTACGTAAACTTTTCGGAAAAATATAAAGGCGAAAAAGGCGTTTTGGATTGTAACTATTACGTGCTGCGCCAGGATTTAGAAAAAGCGAAAAAGCAATTTAAAGAAGTACCGCGCATGTTGCAGGCCTTCGAACATTGGTTTGGCCCGTACCCATTTTACGAAGATAGTTATAAGCTGGTGCAAGTTCCTTATTTGGGCATGGAGCACCAAAGCTCGGTTACCTACGGCAATAAATTCCAAAATGGCTATTTAGGCAAAGATTTAAGCGGCTCGGGCTGGGGTTTAAAGTTTGATTTTATTATTGTGCACGAATCAGGGCACGAGTGGTTTGCTAACAACATTACCTACAAAGATGTGGCCGATATGTGGATTCACGAAAGCTTTACCGCTTATTCCGAAAACTTGTTCCTGGACTATCATTTCGGTAAAAAAGCCAGCAGCGAATACGTAATTGGTACCCGCAAAAACATAAAAAATGATATTCCGATTATTGGTTATTACAACGTAAACAACAGTGGCTCCGGCGATATGTATTACAAAGGTGCCAACATGCTGCACACCCTGCGCCAGGTAGTAAATAACGACGAAAAATGGCGAGCCATGCTACGCGGCTTGAACAAAGAATTCTACCACCAAACCGTAACTTCGGCCCAAATAGAAAATTACTTAAGTAAACAAACAGGCCGCGACTTATCTACTTTCTTCCAGCAATATTTGCGCGATGTGCGTATTCCGCAGCTCGAGTACCAGTTGCGCAATAACAAACTGGCTTACCGCTGGGCAAACTGCGTTCCGGGTTTTAATTTACCGGTAAAAGTTACCGTTAACGACCAGGAAAAATGGCTGGAACCCACTACCGCGTGGCAGGAAATACCTCAAGTGCCCGCTACGGCAACTTTCCGGGTAACCCCCGATTTTTACGTAACTACTGCTTTAACCAACAATCAATAA
- the ppnP gene encoding pyrimidine/purine nucleoside phosphorylase, which produces MIQVNEYFNGAVKSLAYQTPAGKSSVGVINPGTYEFGTGQPEIMTITEGSLEVLLPETTTWQTYAAGRVFNVPGNSSFQVRTEEQTAYLCQYR; this is translated from the coding sequence ATGATTCAAGTAAACGAGTATTTCAACGGCGCTGTTAAATCCTTGGCTTATCAAACCCCGGCGGGTAAATCTTCGGTAGGCGTTATCAATCCGGGCACTTACGAGTTTGGTACGGGCCAGCCCGAAATTATGACCATTACGGAAGGCAGCTTAGAAGTTTTGTTACCCGAAACTACTACTTGGCAAACTTATGCAGCAGGGCGGGTTTTTAACGTACCCGGCAATTCCTCTTTTCAGGTGCGCACCGAAGAACAAACGGCTTATCTGTGTCAGTACCGTTAA
- a CDS encoding SDR family oxidoreductase: protein MNLAENTILITGGASGIGLALAERFLQAGSTVIVCGRRSDKLQEAQAKHPQLHTHVCDVGQETDRQELFNYVTSTFPELNVLINNAGIQNRQPIVGNSRPWSFHQAEIAINLEAPIHLAMLFTPHLQQQPQSYIINVTSGLAFAPLAQAAIYSATKAALHSFTLSLRHQLANTTVNVLEIVPPAVQTDLSGAGIHTFGAPLNEFTDGIVAGLARGDEEVGYGTSEISRKASREQLNEIFKRMNG, encoded by the coding sequence ATGAATTTAGCAGAAAATACCATTTTAATAACCGGCGGCGCCTCCGGCATTGGTTTAGCCTTGGCCGAACGGTTTTTACAAGCGGGTAGTACGGTTATTGTTTGCGGTCGCCGCTCCGATAAGTTACAGGAAGCACAGGCCAAACACCCGCAACTACACACCCACGTCTGCGATGTAGGTCAGGAAACTGATCGGCAGGAATTATTTAATTATGTAACCAGCACCTTCCCGGAACTAAATGTATTAATAAACAATGCCGGTATTCAAAACCGCCAGCCTATTGTGGGCAATTCTCGGCCCTGGTCTTTTCATCAGGCCGAAATAGCCATTAACCTGGAAGCTCCTATCCATTTAGCCATGTTGTTTACACCGCATTTGCAGCAACAGCCGCAATCGTACATTATAAATGTTACTTCTGGTTTAGCCTTTGCTCCCCTGGCCCAGGCGGCTATTTACAGTGCTACCAAAGCAGCTTTGCATTCGTTTACCTTATCGCTGCGGCATCAATTAGCCAATACAACAGTTAACGTTTTAGAAATTGTGCCACCCGCCGTTCAAACCGATTTAAGCGGAGCGGGTATTCATACTTTTGGCGCACCTTTAAACGAATTTACCGATGGCATTGTAGCCGGCTTAGCGCGCGGCGACGAAGAAGTAGGCTACGGCACTTCCGAAATAAGCCGGAAAGCCTCGCGCGAGCAGTTAAACGAAATTTTTAAACGCATGAACGGCTGA
- a CDS encoding S1/P1 nuclease produces the protein MKKVFSFLLIFPFLINQALAYGQTGHRVVGLVAEQHLSKKARKKVLQILANNSLAEVANYMDDVKSDHAYDHTHDWHWVTIPDSLKYEQTQKNPHGDVIMKIEEMVQSLKSGKLTAAQEQENLKFLVHLVGDLHQPLHVGSKDDMGGNNVKLQWFGQNSNLHRVWDSDIIEGKDLSYTELTAFLGEPDKAQIKNWQSTNVRAWATEMMIYRPQVYAIPADGKLGYRYSYDNFNTIQKLLLQGGIRLAGLLNEIYG, from the coding sequence ATGAAAAAAGTATTTAGTTTTTTATTGATTTTCCCTTTCCTCATTAACCAGGCATTGGCTTATGGTCAAACCGGGCATCGGGTAGTGGGCTTGGTAGCGGAGCAGCATTTAAGTAAAAAAGCCCGCAAAAAAGTATTGCAAATTTTAGCTAATAACTCGCTGGCCGAGGTAGCCAATTACATGGACGACGTAAAATCCGATCATGCCTACGATCACACGCACGATTGGCACTGGGTTACCATACCGGACAGCCTGAAATACGAGCAAACCCAAAAAAATCCGCACGGCGACGTAATCATGAAAATTGAAGAAATGGTGCAGTCGCTCAAATCCGGCAAGTTAACGGCTGCCCAGGAACAAGAAAATTTAAAATTTCTGGTTCATCTGGTAGGCGATCTGCACCAGCCCTTGCACGTAGGCAGTAAAGACGATATGGGAGGTAATAACGTAAAGTTGCAATGGTTTGGCCAAAACTCGAACTTACACCGGGTCTGGGATAGCGATATTATTGAAGGCAAAGATTTAAGCTACACCGAACTAACGGCGTTTTTAGGGGAACCCGATAAAGCGCAAATAAAAAACTGGCAAAGCACCAACGTACGAGCTTGGGCCACCGAAATGATGATTTACCGGCCGCAAGTATACGCTATTCCTGCCGATGGAAAATTAGGTTACCGGTATTCCTATGATAACTTCAATACCATCCAAAAATTACTCTTACAAGGTGGCATCCGGTTGGCGGGTTTATTAAACGAAATTTACGGGTAA
- a CDS encoding YpdA family putative bacillithiol disulfide reductase, whose translation MMEYPFIDVLIIGAGPIGLACGLEAKKAGYSYLIVEKGCLVNSLYKYPLNMTFFSTADRLEIGGIPFASIQAKPNRPEALEYYRRVTDSQGLNINLFEEVTALEEAAGIYQIQTSKNTYQAKHVIIAIGFYDVPNLLNIPGEYLSKVRHYYFDPHFYYKQKIIVIGANNSAADVALETYRKGAEVTMIIREAELGRIKYWTKPDLENRIQEGSVKAYFQSHLLAVRENEVDVQTPDGQITIPNDYVLAMTGYQPQFHLLEKFGITLSPDLKRHPQYHPETMETNRKNVFLAGVICGGMDTHIWFIENSREHAVKIIQHIQKQTPTV comes from the coding sequence ATGATGGAGTACCCTTTTATTGATGTTCTTATTATTGGTGCTGGTCCTATTGGGCTGGCTTGTGGCCTGGAAGCCAAAAAAGCTGGGTATTCGTACCTCATTGTGGAGAAAGGTTGCCTGGTAAATTCCTTATATAAATACCCTTTAAACATGACCTTTTTCTCTACCGCCGACCGGCTGGAGATAGGCGGAATTCCCTTTGCTTCTATCCAGGCTAAACCTAATCGCCCCGAAGCGCTGGAGTATTACCGCCGGGTAACTGATTCGCAAGGATTAAATATAAACTTATTCGAAGAAGTAACCGCCTTAGAAGAAGCCGCAGGTATTTATCAAATTCAAACTTCCAAAAATACTTACCAGGCAAAGCACGTTATTATTGCCATTGGCTTTTACGATGTGCCTAATCTCCTGAACATTCCCGGCGAATATTTATCTAAAGTTCGCCATTACTACTTCGATCCACATTTTTATTACAAACAGAAAATTATAGTAATTGGCGCCAATAACTCGGCCGCCGATGTAGCCCTGGAAACCTACCGCAAAGGTGCCGAAGTAACCATGATTATCCGGGAAGCCGAACTGGGCCGCATAAAATACTGGACCAAACCCGACCTCGAGAATCGCATTCAGGAAGGTTCTGTTAAAGCGTATTTCCAATCGCACTTGCTGGCTGTGCGCGAAAACGAAGTAGACGTGCAAACCCCCGACGGCCAGATAACCATCCCGAACGACTATGTACTTGCCATGACGGGCTACCAACCGCAGTTTCATTTACTCGAAAAGTTTGGCATAACCTTATCTCCCGACTTAAAACGCCATCCGCAGTACCATCCCGAAACGATGGAAACTAACCGGAAAAACGTATTTCTGGCCGGCGTTATTTGCGGCGGTATGGACACGCACATCTGGTTCATCGAAAATTCGCGGGAGCACGCCGTTAAAATCATCCAGCATATTCAGAAGCAAACTCCAACAGTATAA
- a CDS encoding DUF4184 family protein has translation MPFTFSHPAIVLPFYYLPKKTRSMTGLVIGSMVPDFEKFFRMSHYDGFSHTWPAIFYFNLPLAILLSFAFHQVARNSLIDNLPLFLKKRLLPYKQFNWLRYFKNHYLVIILSILVGVVSHLTWDSLTHPGGQLFELFPILSKWIRYPGFHMWLYVLIDRISSVIGGLVIVVAILKLPTYFIPHQADSKSSSYWLFMGLIILIIMSLRLLIGVDAKFFVMDVLITLISASLWSLIVTPYFLKFYKN, from the coding sequence ATGCCATTTACTTTTTCTCATCCAGCTATTGTTTTGCCGTTCTATTACCTGCCTAAAAAGACCCGGTCCATGACCGGCTTAGTAATAGGCAGCATGGTGCCAGATTTTGAAAAGTTTTTTCGGATGAGTCATTACGATGGGTTTAGCCACACCTGGCCCGCTATATTTTATTTTAATTTGCCCTTAGCCATTTTATTAAGTTTTGCCTTTCACCAGGTAGCACGCAACTCTTTAATCGATAATCTGCCTTTATTTTTAAAAAAGAGATTGCTGCCTTACAAACAATTCAATTGGTTGCGCTATTTCAAAAACCACTATCTCGTTATTATACTTTCTATTCTGGTGGGGGTAGTCTCGCATCTTACCTGGGACAGCCTAACGCACCCGGGTGGCCAATTATTCGAATTATTTCCGATTTTATCTAAATGGATACGGTACCCGGGCTTTCACATGTGGTTATACGTCTTAATTGACCGGATAAGTTCTGTTATAGGCGGATTGGTAATAGTAGTAGCAATTTTAAAATTACCAACTTATTTTATTCCTCATCAAGCTGATAGTAAGAGCAGCAGCTATTGGCTTTTTATGGGGTTAATAATATTAATAATTATGAGTTTAAGATTGCTGATTGGCGTTGATGCCAAGTTCTTTGTAATGGATGTGCTAATTACACTTATTTCGGCTTCGCTATGGAGTTTGATTGTAACTCCTTACTTCCTGAAATTTTACAAAAATTAG
- a CDS encoding polysaccharide biosynthesis/export family protein yields the protein MFVSCKSSQDLVYLSNLKESEYSINIQNKVKPRIQPDDLLAITVSTLSPESNALFNSGVLQGAGKGVIASGEKNEGYLVDDNGFINFPVVGKIQLAGFTKEEATEKLTTEINKFVRKPIVNVRFLDFKISVIGEVNRPATYTVPTEKINLLQAIALAGDLTAYGKRENIALIREKEGVRSVVRVNLNNKDILNSPNFYLQQNDVVYVEPGKSKAVQTSLSRNNLQFGLSIGLSLISVLTVLLTNL from the coding sequence ATGTTTGTTTCCTGCAAGTCTAGCCAAGATTTGGTTTATCTCAGCAACCTGAAAGAATCGGAATATTCCATTAACATTCAAAATAAAGTAAAACCGCGTATTCAGCCCGATGACTTATTAGCGATTACGGTAAGTACTTTAAGTCCCGAATCAAATGCTTTATTTAACAGTGGTGTTTTGCAAGGTGCTGGTAAAGGTGTTATAGCAAGTGGTGAAAAAAACGAAGGTTATTTGGTAGACGACAATGGATTTATCAACTTTCCGGTAGTAGGGAAAATTCAACTCGCTGGTTTTACTAAAGAAGAAGCCACAGAAAAATTAACCACAGAAATTAACAAATTTGTCCGGAAACCCATTGTTAACGTTCGTTTTTTAGACTTTAAAATTTCGGTTATTGGCGAAGTAAACCGGCCTGCTACATATACGGTGCCAACCGAAAAAATAAATTTACTGCAAGCCATTGCTTTGGCTGGCGATTTAACGGCTTACGGCAAAAGAGAAAATATAGCCTTAATAAGAGAAAAAGAAGGTGTACGCAGTGTGGTAAGAGTTAATTTAAATAACAAAGATATTTTAAATTCCCCCAACTTTTATCTGCAGCAAAATGATGTAGTTTATGTAGAACCTGGAAAATCAAAGGCGGTGCAAACCAGTTTGTCCCGGAATAACTTACAATTTGGTTTATCTATCGGACTTTCCCTGATTTCCGTTTTAACTGTATTATTAACAAATCTTTAA
- a CDS encoding GumC family protein — protein sequence MNTTYPERAQPKDLKKIVFSYLRYWYLFLLGAILGLIAANLNLRYTTPQYRVSTTLLIKDDKSGDGLSESAAFSDLDLLKSSKNIDNEIVLLQSSKLMSRTLAELDLRTSYFVKGRVRDQEIYGTDLPIKVIINKLNPKAYNRTIFIYIKDNNSFELEEESTKRTLHKFGQQITKSYGVFTVVATSTNSLLPDGKPLIITFQDIQMLAGMYTSKLNISPYNGKASALVLSITDAVPQKGIDIINKLIEVYNKEEVDDKNVIAARTIEFIDERLKYLTTELSTVEKEVEQYKRQNDLTDVSSQAQQYVAEASAYNKQLSELGIQQDVLASIEKYLQKPGSQYQLVPSSLNIQDPTLVGLITRFNELQLEREQLLRINRPDNPLVQNMNNQLANLRENILENLRNIKSSLAISRRNLQLKSGQFGSKIQQVPVAERQLIEITRQQEIKQSIYLYLLQKREESALSLAATVSNGRVVEPATSSGLVSPNATNTYLYYMLLGLFLPLAGIYIKELLNNKVQSLQDVQYITPAPILGEIAHNRGKTSLVVKEKSRAPVAEMFRLILTNLQFSNFNKENKVLLVTSSMSGEGKTFFSINLGSSLVATGKKVVILGFDLRKPGLLPDLGLIEEVGISNYLVQESLLVDDIIKPSGVASNLFVIGAGTIPPNPYELMLSSRVEHLFKVLRVNFDFIIVDTAPVGQVADAFTLAPHIDSSVYVIRYNYTLKEQLNIINDIYYNKKFNQPMLVLNDVRKENGYAYGYCYGEERKKKSFLNILK from the coding sequence ATGAACACGACATATCCGGAAAGAGCCCAGCCAAAAGATTTAAAGAAAATAGTATTTAGCTATCTGCGCTATTGGTATTTATTTTTGCTGGGAGCAATTCTGGGCTTAATTGCCGCAAATTTAAATTTACGTTATACTACTCCTCAATATCGGGTAAGTACCACTTTACTGATTAAAGACGACAAAAGTGGGGATGGATTATCGGAAAGTGCCGCTTTTAGTGATTTAGATCTTTTAAAATCTTCTAAAAACATTGATAACGAAATAGTTTTACTTCAATCCAGTAAGTTAATGTCCCGGACATTAGCTGAACTTGATTTGCGTACAAGCTATTTTGTGAAAGGTCGGGTGCGCGATCAGGAAATATATGGTACAGATCTTCCAATAAAGGTTATAATCAATAAATTAAATCCGAAAGCATACAATAGAACAATATTCATTTATATCAAAGACAATAATAGCTTTGAATTAGAAGAAGAAAGCACAAAACGAACCTTACATAAGTTTGGTCAACAAATAACAAAATCGTACGGTGTTTTCACGGTAGTAGCTACATCTACTAATTCCTTATTACCAGATGGTAAACCACTAATAATTACATTTCAAGATATTCAAATGCTTGCCGGGATGTATACCAGTAAACTTAATATAAGTCCATATAATGGTAAAGCCAGTGCTTTGGTATTAAGCATAACAGATGCCGTTCCGCAAAAAGGGATAGATATTATTAATAAATTAATTGAAGTTTATAATAAAGAAGAAGTAGACGATAAAAATGTAATTGCGGCTCGAACAATCGAATTTATAGACGAACGGTTAAAATATCTCACTACGGAGCTATCTACCGTAGAAAAAGAAGTAGAGCAGTATAAACGACAAAACGACTTAACCGATGTAAGTTCGCAGGCCCAACAATACGTGGCCGAAGCAAGTGCTTATAATAAACAATTATCAGAACTAGGTATTCAGCAAGATGTATTGGCGTCTATAGAAAAGTACTTGCAAAAGCCGGGTAGCCAATATCAATTAGTGCCTAGTTCTTTAAATATTCAAGACCCAACTTTGGTGGGGCTTATTACCCGGTTTAATGAGTTACAACTCGAGCGCGAGCAACTTTTACGAATCAACCGCCCAGATAATCCTCTTGTCCAGAATATGAATAACCAGTTGGCCAATCTGCGGGAAAACATTCTGGAAAATTTGCGGAATATTAAAAGTTCATTAGCTATCTCCCGCCGTAACCTGCAATTAAAATCCGGGCAGTTTGGCTCCAAAATCCAGCAGGTGCCGGTAGCTGAGCGCCAGCTCATAGAAATTACGCGTCAGCAAGAAATTAAACAATCTATTTACTTATACCTGCTGCAAAAAAGAGAAGAATCGGCTTTGTCGCTGGCCGCTACCGTTTCTAACGGTAGGGTGGTAGAGCCGGCAACTTCTTCCGGTTTAGTTTCACCTAATGCCACAAATACCTATTTGTATTATATGTTATTGGGGCTGTTTTTGCCTTTAGCTGGAATCTATATAAAAGAATTATTAAACAATAAAGTGCAAAGTTTACAGGATGTGCAATACATAACACCTGCGCCCATCTTGGGAGAAATTGCGCATAATCGCGGCAAAACTAGCCTAGTGGTAAAAGAAAAAAGCCGGGCTCCCGTAGCCGAAATGTTCCGGCTCATTCTTACTAATTTACAATTCTCTAATTTTAACAAAGAAAATAAAGTACTACTGGTTACTTCCAGTATGAGCGGCGAAGGAAAAACTTTCTTTAGCATTAATTTAGGAAGCAGTTTGGTAGCTACTGGTAAAAAAGTAGTTATACTGGGTTTTGATTTACGTAAGCCTGGTTTATTACCTGACTTAGGCCTAATCGAGGAAGTAGGCATTAGTAATTACTTAGTTCAGGAATCATTACTAGTCGATGATATCATAAAACCTTCTGGTGTCGCTTCTAACTTATTCGTAATTGGTGCCGGCACTATTCCGCCTAACCCTTATGAACTCATGCTAAGCTCCCGGGTAGAGCATCTGTTTAAAGTATTGCGGGTCAATTTTGACTTTATAATAGTAGATACCGCTCCGGTTGGCCAGGTAGCCGATGCCTTTACCTTAGCTCCTCACATAGATTCTTCGGTGTATGTCATCCGATATAACTATACTCTAAAAGAGCAGTTGAATATTATAAACGATATTTATTATAATAAAAAATTTAACCAACCTATGCTGGTGTTAAACGATGTCCGAAAAGAGAATGGTTATGCGTATGGGTATTGCTACGGAGAAGAAAGAAAGAAAAAATCTTTCCTGAATATTTTAAAATAG